A stretch of Agelaius phoeniceus isolate bAgePho1 chromosome 30, bAgePho1.hap1, whole genome shotgun sequence DNA encodes these proteins:
- the NFU1 gene encoding NFU1 iron-sulfur cluster scaffold homolog, mitochondrial isoform X3, whose amino-acid sequence MASCSERHVYSNPGHTKSKQLEVYSRKGSAGVQDYGVFHASCSLLLTFSKESEDLDWNLLKPDIYATIMDFFASGLPVVTDEAPRTDTAASEEDDEVVLMIKELLDTRIRPTVQEDGGDVIYKGFEDGIVQLKLQGSCTSCPSSLITLKSGIQNMLQFYIPEVEGVEQVVDDDDDAEKEANST is encoded by the exons ATGGCATCGTGCAG CGAGAGGCATGTTTATTCAAACCCAGGACACACCAAATCCAAACAGCTTGAAGTTTATTCCAGGAAGGGAAGTGCTGGGGTCCAGGACTATGGAGTTTTCCACGCCAGCTGCAGCCTATTGCTCACCTTTAGCAAG GAGAGTGAAGACCTGGATTGGAACTTACTGAAACCAGATATTTATGCAACCATAATGGATTTCTTTGCCTCTGGCTTGCCTGTAGTGACTGATGAGGCACCCAGGACAGACACAG cTGCTTCAGAAGAAGATGATGAAGTTGTACTGATGATTAAGGAGCTGCTGGATACAAGAATCAG GCCCACGGTGCAGGAGGATGGCGGTGATGTCATTTACAAGGGCTTTGAGGATGGCATTGTGCAGCTGAagctgcagggctcctgcaccagctgccccagctccctcatcaccctcaaGAGTGGGATACAGAACATGCTCCAGTTCTACATCCCTGAGGTGGAAGGCGTTGAGCAG GTTGTTGACGACGATGATGACGCGGAGAAAGAAGCAAATTCGACTTGA
- the NFU1 gene encoding NFU1 iron-sulfur cluster scaffold homolog, mitochondrial isoform X1 — protein sequence MAAARRLCAAAGLGGRFCHVLLKDHNLTTRQPFHQLLQKKPSLPSAAWHRAARGMFIQTQDTPNPNSLKFIPGREVLGSRTMEFSTPAAAYCSPLARQLFRIEGVKSVFFGPDFITITKESEDLDWNLLKPDIYATIMDFFASGLPVVTDEAPRTDTAASEEDDEVVLMIKELLDTRIRPTVQEDGGDVIYKGFEDGIVQLKLQGSCTSCPSSLITLKSGIQNMLQFYIPEVEGVEQVVDDDDDAEKEANST from the exons atggcggcggcgcggcggctcTGCGCGGCGGCGGGGCTGGGCGGGCG GTTCTGTCACGTGCTGTTAAAAGATCATAATCTGACAACTCGCCAGCCTTTCCACCAACTCCTGCAGAAGAAACCATCTCTTCCATCTGCAGCATGGCATCGTGCAG CGAGAGGCATGTTTATTCAAACCCAGGACACACCAAATCCAAACAGCTTGAAGTTTATTCCAGGAAGGGAAGTGCTGGGGTCCAGGACTATGGAGTTTTCCACGCCAGCTGCAGCCTATTGCTCACCTTTAGCAAG ACAGTTATTCCGGATTGAAGGAgtgaaaagtgttttctttgGGCCAGACTTCATCACAATCACCAAG GAGAGTGAAGACCTGGATTGGAACTTACTGAAACCAGATATTTATGCAACCATAATGGATTTCTTTGCCTCTGGCTTGCCTGTAGTGACTGATGAGGCACCCAGGACAGACACAG cTGCTTCAGAAGAAGATGATGAAGTTGTACTGATGATTAAGGAGCTGCTGGATACAAGAATCAG GCCCACGGTGCAGGAGGATGGCGGTGATGTCATTTACAAGGGCTTTGAGGATGGCATTGTGCAGCTGAagctgcagggctcctgcaccagctgccccagctccctcatcaccctcaaGAGTGGGATACAGAACATGCTCCAGTTCTACATCCCTGAGGTGGAAGGCGTTGAGCAG GTTGTTGACGACGATGATGACGCGGAGAAAGAAGCAAATTCGACTTGA
- the GFPT1 gene encoding glutamine--fructose-6-phosphate aminotransferase [isomerizing] 1 isoform X1: MCGIFAYLNYHVPRTRREILETLIKGLQRLEYRGYDSAGVGLDGGNDKDWEANACKIHIIKQTGKVKALDEEVHKQQDMDLDIEFDVHLGIAHTRWATHGEPKPVNSHPQRSDRNNEFIVIHNGIITNYKDLQKFLESKGYEFESETDTESIVKLVKYMYDNRDSDDISFSTLVERVIQQLEGAFALVFKSVHYPGQAVGTRRGSPLLIGVRSEHKLSTDHIPILYRTGKDKKGSCNLSRVDSTTCLFPVEEKAVEYYFASDASAVIEHTNRVIFLEDDDVAAVVDGRLSIHRVKRTAGDHPGRAVQTLQMELQQIMKGNFSSFMQKEIFEQPESVVNTMRGRVNFDDYTVNLGGLKDHIKEIQRCRRLILIACGTSYHAGVATRQVLEELTELPVMVELASDFLDRNTPVFRDDVCFFLSQSGETADTLMCLRYCKERGALTVGITNTVGSSISRETDCGVHINAGPEIGVASTKAYTSQFVSLVMFALMMCDDRISMQERRKEIMRGLKGLPDLIKEVLSMDDEIQKLATELYHQKSVLIMGRGYHYATCLEGALKIKEITYMHSEGILAGELKHGPLALVDKLMPVIMIIMRDHTYAKCQNALQQVIARQGRPVVICDKEDIETIKNNKRTIKVPHSVDCLQGILSVIPLQLLAFHLAVLRGYDVDFPRNLAKSVTVE; this comes from the exons ATGTGCG GCATCTTTGCTTACCTGAACTACCATGTGCCCCGGACCAGGAGGGAGATCCTGGAGACCCTCATCAAGGGGCTGCAGCGCCTGGAGTACCGGGGCTACGACTCTGCAG GTGTGGGACTGGACGGAGGAAATGACAAAGACTGGGAGGCCAATGCTTGCAAAATCCACATTATCAAGCAGACGGGGAAGGTGAAGGCTCTGGATGAAGAGGTTCACA agcagcaggacatGGACCTGGACATCGAGTTTGACGTGCACCTGGGCATCGCCCACACGCGCTGGGCCACGCACGGGGAGCCCAAACCGGTGAACAGCCACCCGCAGCGCTCCGACAGGAACAACG AGTTCATTGTCATCCACAACGGCATCATCACCAACTACAAGGACCTGCAGAAGTTCCTG gagagcAAGGGCTACGAGTTCGAGTCGGAGACGGACACGGAGAGCATCGTCAAGCTGGTCAAGTACATGTACGACAACCGCGACAGCGACGACATCAGCTTCTCCACGCTGGTGGAGAGGGTCATCCAGCAGCTG GAAGGTGCTTTTGCCCTTGTGTTCAAGAGTGTTCATTACCCTGGGCAGGCAGTTGGTACCAG gagagGCAGCCCCCTGCTCATCGGCGTGCGCAGCGAGCACAAACTGTCCACAGACCACATCCCCATCCTCTACAGGACAG GGAAGGACAAGAAGGGGAGCTGCAACCTGTCCCGAGTGGACAGCACCACCTGCCTCTTCCCCGTGGAGGAGAAAGCTGTGGAATATTACTTTGCTTCTGATGCCAG CGCTGTCATCGAGCACACCAACCGTGTGATCTTCCTGGAGGACGACGACGTGGCGGCCGTGGTGGACGGGCGTCTGTCCATCCACCGCGTCAAGCGCACGGCCGGGGACCacccgggccgggccgtgcaGACCCTgcagatggagctgcagcagatcATGAAGG GTAACTTCAGCTCGTTCATGCAGAAGGAAATATTTGAGCAGCCAGAATCTGTTGTTAATACCATGAGAGGAAGGGTCAACTTTGATGACTACACAG TGAACCTGGGGGGGCTCAAGGATCACATCAAGGAGATCCAGAGGTGTCGGCGTCTGATCCTCATCGCCTGTGGCACCAGCTACCACGCAGGAGTGGCA acccgccaggtgctggaggagctgactGAGTTACCTGTCATGGTGGAGCTGGCCAGTGACTTCCTGGACAGGAACACGCCCGTGTTCAGGGATGATGTCTGCTTCTTCCTCAGCCAGTCAG ggGAGACTGCAGACACGCTGATGTGCCTGAGGTACTGCAAGGAGAGGGGAGCCCTGACCGTGGGCATCACCAACACCGTGGGCAGCTCCATCTCGCGCGAGACCGACTGCGGGGTGCACATCAACGCGGGCCCCGAGATCGGCGTGGCCAGCACCAAG GCCTACACCAGCCAGTTCGTGTCCCTGGTGATGTTTGCCCTGATGATGTGTGACGACAGGATCTCCATGCAGGAGCGGCGCAAGGAGATCATGAGGGGGCTGAAGGGGCTGCCAG ACCTGATCAAAGAGGTGCTGAGCATGGATGATGAGATCCAGAAGCTGGCCACGGAGCTGTACCACCAGAAGTCTGTGCTCATCATGGGCCGGGGCTACCACTATGCCACGTGTCTGGAGGGAGCCTTG aaaatcaaagaaatcaCCTACATGCACTCGGAGGGGATcctggctggggagctgaagcACGGCCCCCTGGCCCTGGTGGACAAGCTGATGCCTGTGATCATGATCATCATGAGAGACCACACCTATGCCAAGTGCCAGAACGCCCTGCAGCAGGTCATTGCACGGCAG GGCCGGCCCGTGGTGATTTGTGACAAGGAGGACATCGAGACCATCAAGAACAACAAGAGGACAATCAAGGTGCCGCACTCGGTGGATTGCCTGCAGGGCATCCTGAGCGTcatccccctgcagctgctggccttCCACCTGGCCGTGCTGCGGGGCTACGAT GTTGATTTTCCAAGAAATCTGGCCAAGTCCGTAACTGTAGAGTGA
- the GFPT1 gene encoding glutamine--fructose-6-phosphate aminotransferase [isomerizing] 1 isoform X2 — translation MCGIFAYLNYHVPRTRREILETLIKGLQRLEYRGYDSAGVGLDGGNDKDWEANACKIHIIKQTGKVKALDEEVHKQQDMDLDIEFDVHLGIAHTRWATHGEPKPVNSHPQRSDRNNEFIVIHNGIITNYKDLQKFLESKGYEFESETDTESIVKLVKYMYDNRDSDDISFSTLVERVIQQLEGAFALVFKSVHYPGQAVGTRRGSPLLIGVRSEHKLSTDHIPILYRTGKDKKGSCNLSRVDSTTCLFPVEEKAVEYYFASDASAVIEHTNRVIFLEDDDVAAVVDGRLSIHRVKRTAGDHPGRAVQTLQMELQQIMKGNFSSFMQKEIFEQPESVVNTMRGRVNFDDYTVNLGGLKDHIKEIQRCRRLILIACGTSYHAGVATRQVLEELTELPVMVELASDFLDRNTPVFRDDVCFFLSQSGETADTLMCLRYCKERGALTVGITNTVGSSISRETDCGVHINAGPEIGVASTKAYTSQFVSLVMFALMMCDDRISMQERRKEIMRGLKGLPDLIKEVLSMDDEIQKLATELYHQKSVLIMGRGYHYATCLEGALKIKEITYMHSEGILAGELKHGPLALVDKLMPVIMIIMRDHTYAKCQNALQQVIARQGRPVVICDKEDIETIKNNKRTIKVPHSVDCLQGILSVIPLQLLAFHLAVLRGYDVDRIAASRD, via the exons ATGTGCG GCATCTTTGCTTACCTGAACTACCATGTGCCCCGGACCAGGAGGGAGATCCTGGAGACCCTCATCAAGGGGCTGCAGCGCCTGGAGTACCGGGGCTACGACTCTGCAG GTGTGGGACTGGACGGAGGAAATGACAAAGACTGGGAGGCCAATGCTTGCAAAATCCACATTATCAAGCAGACGGGGAAGGTGAAGGCTCTGGATGAAGAGGTTCACA agcagcaggacatGGACCTGGACATCGAGTTTGACGTGCACCTGGGCATCGCCCACACGCGCTGGGCCACGCACGGGGAGCCCAAACCGGTGAACAGCCACCCGCAGCGCTCCGACAGGAACAACG AGTTCATTGTCATCCACAACGGCATCATCACCAACTACAAGGACCTGCAGAAGTTCCTG gagagcAAGGGCTACGAGTTCGAGTCGGAGACGGACACGGAGAGCATCGTCAAGCTGGTCAAGTACATGTACGACAACCGCGACAGCGACGACATCAGCTTCTCCACGCTGGTGGAGAGGGTCATCCAGCAGCTG GAAGGTGCTTTTGCCCTTGTGTTCAAGAGTGTTCATTACCCTGGGCAGGCAGTTGGTACCAG gagagGCAGCCCCCTGCTCATCGGCGTGCGCAGCGAGCACAAACTGTCCACAGACCACATCCCCATCCTCTACAGGACAG GGAAGGACAAGAAGGGGAGCTGCAACCTGTCCCGAGTGGACAGCACCACCTGCCTCTTCCCCGTGGAGGAGAAAGCTGTGGAATATTACTTTGCTTCTGATGCCAG CGCTGTCATCGAGCACACCAACCGTGTGATCTTCCTGGAGGACGACGACGTGGCGGCCGTGGTGGACGGGCGTCTGTCCATCCACCGCGTCAAGCGCACGGCCGGGGACCacccgggccgggccgtgcaGACCCTgcagatggagctgcagcagatcATGAAGG GTAACTTCAGCTCGTTCATGCAGAAGGAAATATTTGAGCAGCCAGAATCTGTTGTTAATACCATGAGAGGAAGGGTCAACTTTGATGACTACACAG TGAACCTGGGGGGGCTCAAGGATCACATCAAGGAGATCCAGAGGTGTCGGCGTCTGATCCTCATCGCCTGTGGCACCAGCTACCACGCAGGAGTGGCA acccgccaggtgctggaggagctgactGAGTTACCTGTCATGGTGGAGCTGGCCAGTGACTTCCTGGACAGGAACACGCCCGTGTTCAGGGATGATGTCTGCTTCTTCCTCAGCCAGTCAG ggGAGACTGCAGACACGCTGATGTGCCTGAGGTACTGCAAGGAGAGGGGAGCCCTGACCGTGGGCATCACCAACACCGTGGGCAGCTCCATCTCGCGCGAGACCGACTGCGGGGTGCACATCAACGCGGGCCCCGAGATCGGCGTGGCCAGCACCAAG GCCTACACCAGCCAGTTCGTGTCCCTGGTGATGTTTGCCCTGATGATGTGTGACGACAGGATCTCCATGCAGGAGCGGCGCAAGGAGATCATGAGGGGGCTGAAGGGGCTGCCAG ACCTGATCAAAGAGGTGCTGAGCATGGATGATGAGATCCAGAAGCTGGCCACGGAGCTGTACCACCAGAAGTCTGTGCTCATCATGGGCCGGGGCTACCACTATGCCACGTGTCTGGAGGGAGCCTTG aaaatcaaagaaatcaCCTACATGCACTCGGAGGGGATcctggctggggagctgaagcACGGCCCCCTGGCCCTGGTGGACAAGCTGATGCCTGTGATCATGATCATCATGAGAGACCACACCTATGCCAAGTGCCAGAACGCCCTGCAGCAGGTCATTGCACGGCAG GGCCGGCCCGTGGTGATTTGTGACAAGGAGGACATCGAGACCATCAAGAACAACAAGAGGACAATCAAGGTGCCGCACTCGGTGGATTGCCTGCAGGGCATCCTGAGCGTcatccccctgcagctgctggccttCCACCTGGCCGTGCTGCGGGGCTACGAT
- the NFU1 gene encoding NFU1 iron-sulfur cluster scaffold homolog, mitochondrial isoform X2 → MAAARRLCAAAGLGGRFCHVLLKDHNLTTRQPFHQLLQKKPSLPSAAWHRAARGMFIQTQDTPNPNSLKFIPGREVLGSRTMEFSTPAAAYCSPLARQLFRIEGVKSVFFGPDFITITKESEDLDWNLLKPDIYATIMDFFASGLPVVTDEAPRTDTAASEEDDEVVLMIKELLDTRIRLLTTMMTRRKKQIRLELRHLWPNKHSPPAVCKPPLC, encoded by the exons atggcggcggcgcggcggctcTGCGCGGCGGCGGGGCTGGGCGGGCG GTTCTGTCACGTGCTGTTAAAAGATCATAATCTGACAACTCGCCAGCCTTTCCACCAACTCCTGCAGAAGAAACCATCTCTTCCATCTGCAGCATGGCATCGTGCAG CGAGAGGCATGTTTATTCAAACCCAGGACACACCAAATCCAAACAGCTTGAAGTTTATTCCAGGAAGGGAAGTGCTGGGGTCCAGGACTATGGAGTTTTCCACGCCAGCTGCAGCCTATTGCTCACCTTTAGCAAG ACAGTTATTCCGGATTGAAGGAgtgaaaagtgttttctttgGGCCAGACTTCATCACAATCACCAAG GAGAGTGAAGACCTGGATTGGAACTTACTGAAACCAGATATTTATGCAACCATAATGGATTTCTTTGCCTCTGGCTTGCCTGTAGTGACTGATGAGGCACCCAGGACAGACACAG cTGCTTCAGAAGAAGATGATGAAGTTGTACTGATGATTAAGGAGCTGCTGGATACAAGAATCAG GTTGTTGACGACGATGATGACGCGGAGAAAGAAGCAAATTCGACTTGAGCTTCGTCATCTGTGGCCAAATAAACATTCACCTCCTGCTGTATGTAAACCACCTTTGTGCTGA